The sequence below is a genomic window from Bradyrhizobium septentrionale.
GGGAAGACGAGGACGGCTGATTTCATCGGATCACCGGATTTTCGACGCTAGTGCAACCATGAATTTTGCGTAGTTGTCATTGCTGGCCTTCTCGTCGCGCGCCGAACTGATCAGGCTGGCAGAGGCTCGCGCACCGAACAGCAAGCCATTGACTTGATACTCGCTGGCACCGTTGGGCGTCACCGTCAGGCGCCGTGCCCGAAACATTCGCGGCACCGCAGTGCCCTTGTCGCCATCGACACCGATAATCGTGATGCGCTGTCCCGGCGTTCGTTGCTGCAGCGCCTTGATGATCTGGTCCTGGCTGTCACGGAACTGCTCCAGGGTCATCGGATTGTCGGCAGCATAGAGCCGATAGCTGACCTTGGACCCCGCACCGCAGCTCGCTTGCTCACAGTGGAAGATGTGCCTGTCAGGACCGCTGCGCTCGTAGCGCCAGCCGCTCACCGCAACCGGCGGCGGTTGTGTCGCGGTGGCGGCAGGCGCCGGCTTCGGTTGAGCCGACGCAGCGCCGATGCCGGCAGCCGTCAGCACAGCAAGCAGGAACGATCGGACCAACGCGCGATTGCTGCCGGAAAAGGCGGGAGCGGCTGTTATCATTTGGCTCGCTCGGTTAGCTGAGAACCTCGACCCGGTAGTTCTCGATCACGGTATTCGCCAGGAGCTTGTCGGCGGCGGCCTTCAGCGCCGCCTCCGCCTTGGCCTTGTCGGTCGCGGCGAGCTCGATGTCGAACACCTTGCCCTGGCGGACGCTGGCGACGCCGTCGACGCCGAGCGATTTCAGCGCGCCCTCGATCGCCTTGCCCTGCGGATCGAGGATGCCCGACTTCAATGTCACAGTCACACGTGCCTTCACGGTCGCCCTCCTAAAGCTTGAGCATGATCTTGTTCCGAAAACCGGTTCCCACTTTTCGGGATCATGCTCTAGCTCTTCACCAGCACCGGGCCGCTGCCGGCCGGCCGCTCGTTCTCGATCAGGATGCCGAGGCGTTTTGCCACTTCGGTATAGGCTTCGAGCAAGCCACCCAGGTCCCGGCGGAAGCGATCCTTGTCGAGCTTCTCGTTCGACTTGATGTCCCACAGCCGGCAAGAGTCCGGCGAGATCTCGTCGGCGACGATGATCCGCATCATCTCGTTCTCGAACAGCCGCCCGCACTCCATCTTGAAGTCGACGAGGCGGATGCCGATGCCAAGGAAGAGGCCGGTCAGGAAGTCGTTGACGCGGATGGCAAGCGCCATGATGTCGTCGATCTCCTGCGGCGTGGCCCAGCCGAAGGCAGTGATGTGCTCTTCCGACACCATGGGGTCGTTGAGCTGGTCGTTCTTGTAATAAAACTCGATGATCGAGCGCGGCAGCTGGGTGCCCTCCTCGATCCCGAGCCGCTGCGACAGCGAGCCGGCGGCGACGTTGCGCACCACCACCTCGAGCGGCACGATCTCGACCTCGCGAATCAGCTGCTCGCGCATGTTGAGACGGCGGATGAAGTGGGTCGGCACCCCGATGTCGTTGAGGTGCTGAAACAGGTACTCCGAAATCCGGTTGTTGAGGACGCCCTTGCCCTCGATCACCTGGTGTTTCTTGGCATTGAACGCGGTCGCGTCATCCTTGAAGTGCTGGATCAGGGTTCCCGGCTCCGGGCCTTCATACAGGACCTTGGCCTTGCCTTCATAAATGCGGCGTCGACGGCTCATTGGGATGTACCGTGTTTTGTTGAAATCCATGGATTTGGGTGCTCCGGATAACTTGGGGTTACGACCCACGACGGAGCTGCCGCGGAGGCCTGGAACCTGGGCAATCCAACTGGAAACAGAACAAGAACCATGCCTGTTCGCAACCTATCTGATTGGGCCATCCAGCACAATCGATACCGCCCCGTTGGGGGCACTTATACCGCGCTATCATAAAGGGCCGATTCCGCCTGTTTTGCCTGCGGCTTAACGGCTCGTTGTCTTGCCGATTCCTCCCCCCTATCTAGGCAGGGACCAGGGCTGCCGCAACGCGCGGCGGCCCTTCATTCAGCAAGGGAACTGGAACTTCAGCCATGAACGAATTCAACAAGCGCGAGGAAGGTTTCGAGAAGAAGTTCGCCCTCGACGAGGAGCAGAAGTTCAAGGCTGAGGCGCGCCGGAACAAGCTGCTGGGCCTGTGGGCCGCCGAGAAGCTCGGCATCTCCGGCGACGCCGCCAGTGCCTACGCCAAGGAAGTGGTGGCCGCCGATTTCGAGGAAGCCGGCGACAATGACGTGCTGCACAAGGTTCTAAAGGACCTCACCGCCAAGGGCCAGGCCGTCACCGAGCGCGACGTCCGCACCAAGATGGACGAGCTATTGGCCGTGGCAGCGGCCCAGGTAAAGGCGGGAACCTGAATTGGGCTCCCGCAACTTCTATTTCAGCGTGATCTGAAGGCTCATCGACCCGTTGACGTTGAAGCCTTCCTGCTGCTGACCACCGTACTGCCGGCCGAGATTGACGTTGATCGATTCAAGCCGGCAGTCCCTGGCGATCGCATCGCGCAGCAGGTCACATTCGCGCGCCGCCATTTCGTAGACGACGCGGCGCGCACGGTCGCGCAGCTTTTGCGCCTCCTCGCCGTCACCGCTCGGCCCCGGCATGAACAGATTGACCGAGCTCTGAACCCGCACCGATCCGGCCTGACCGGCGAGACCAGTCGGCTGCTCGACAAATCTCAATTGCCCCGGAGCCTGAGCGAAGGCAGGAGCCGTCAGCAGCAGCAGGCCGACGGTGACGGGGAGAAGGCGCGCAGGCGACGTCATGACGAATTCCTTGCACTGACCGCGAATGTGGCCCGGTTCATAACCACCTTCAGTTGCAACATACCAAATCGCGATCGCGGAAAACCGCTCTGCCGTTTCATCTGATGTTAACGGTGACACAAATGGGAACAGGCCAACGCGAGAGGTTCGCTGTCCAGGGCGCGCTGGGCGCCGGTGCCGCCGCGTCCAGCGCCAGGGACGCCGCGAGCGCTGCCATCGAACATTTTTCGCCAGCCTGACAAGCCGCGCCGTACTTTCACAACACCACTTTGTGAGCAACTTTCGATTGCACAACCATCTTTGTAAATCTAAAGCTACATCTCTCTAACGATACAACCTAAGGGAGATCACAAAATGAACGAGATGGTTTCGACACGAAATATCACGGACCAGGCCCAGGCGGTCCAAACCCAGTCAGCGACCTACACCTGGTATCTCAATGCATATCAGCTGCACGGCAATCTCTGGCTGTCGTGGCAGACCACCGCGCCGTTCCGCGCCCAGCAGGGACAAATCATGGTCTATTCGAGCCAGTTTTTCCCGTCCAATCCCCAGGATAACGTCAAGACATGGCAGTGGGATAACATCAGCTCGAACGGATGGGATACCGGTCTGCCCTGGGGAAGCGGCTGGTATTGCGCGTGGAATGCGCAGCGCAGTCCGAACGGACCTTACACCTACGTGGTGCAACTCGTGACCCACTAGCACCGCCGGCGTCGGCTGTTCGTCCGT
It includes:
- the purS gene encoding phosphoribosylformylglycinamidine synthase subunit PurS — translated: MKARVTVTLKSGILDPQGKAIEGALKSLGVDGVASVRQGKVFDIELAATDKAKAEAALKAAADKLLANTVIENYRVEVLS
- a CDS encoding DUF1476 domain-containing protein, encoding MNEFNKREEGFEKKFALDEEQKFKAEARRNKLLGLWAAEKLGISGDAASAYAKEVVAADFEEAGDNDVLHKVLKDLTAKGQAVTERDVRTKMDELLAVAAAQVKAGT
- the purC gene encoding phosphoribosylaminoimidazolesuccinocarboxamide synthase; translation: MSRRRRIYEGKAKVLYEGPEPGTLIQHFKDDATAFNAKKHQVIEGKGVLNNRISEYLFQHLNDIGVPTHFIRRLNMREQLIREVEIVPLEVVVRNVAAGSLSQRLGIEEGTQLPRSIIEFYYKNDQLNDPMVSEEHITAFGWATPQEIDDIMALAIRVNDFLTGLFLGIGIRLVDFKMECGRLFENEMMRIIVADEISPDSCRLWDIKSNEKLDKDRFRRDLGGLLEAYTEVAKRLGILIENERPAGSGPVLVKS